Proteins from one Thermobifida alba genomic window:
- a CDS encoding sulfurtransferase, giving the protein MARSESAASPSFPVVVTADWLRAHADQVVLADVRWYLDGRSGRQAYAEGHLPGAVFVDVDTDLAAPASPEGGRHPLPDPADFAAALSALGIGDDTAVVAYDDAGGSTAARLVWMLRVLGSRAALLDGGLQAWPGPLEPGEATPAPRRRTPVPWPADRVVDTATVRAQLGDPARLLLDARTAGRFTGAAPAPVDPRPGHIPGARSAAWQDNLDGTGRFAAPEALRARFSALGADTAATVTVYCGSGVTACHDLLALEHAGFTGARLYPGSWSAWGADASLPAQTGD; this is encoded by the coding sequence ATGGCACGCTCCGAGTCCGCCGCGTCCCCGTCCTTCCCGGTCGTCGTCACCGCCGACTGGCTGCGCGCGCACGCCGACCAGGTCGTCCTCGCCGACGTGCGCTGGTACCTCGACGGACGCTCCGGCCGCCAGGCGTACGCCGAGGGGCACCTGCCCGGGGCCGTGTTCGTGGACGTCGACACCGACCTGGCCGCCCCGGCCAGTCCCGAAGGCGGACGGCACCCGCTGCCCGACCCCGCGGACTTCGCCGCCGCGCTGTCCGCGCTGGGCATCGGCGACGACACCGCGGTCGTGGCCTACGACGACGCGGGCGGCTCCACCGCGGCGCGCCTGGTGTGGATGCTGCGGGTCCTGGGGTCGCGGGCCGCGCTGCTGGACGGCGGCCTCCAGGCGTGGCCGGGACCGCTCGAACCGGGCGAGGCGACCCCCGCGCCGCGCCGGCGCACCCCCGTGCCGTGGCCCGCGGACCGCGTCGTGGACACCGCGACGGTCCGCGCGCAGCTCGGCGACCCGGCCCGGCTGCTGCTGGACGCCCGGACGGCCGGACGGTTCACCGGTGCGGCGCCCGCCCCCGTCGACCCGCGGCCGGGGCACATCCCGGGCGCGCGCAGCGCCGCCTGGCAGGACAACCTCGACGGCACGGGACGTTTCGCCGCCCCCGAGGCGCTGCGGGCCCGGTTCTCCGCGCTCGGCGCCGACACGGCCGCCACCGTCACCGTCTACTGCGGTTCCGGGGTGACCGCCTGCCACGACCTGCTGGCCCTGGAGCACGCCGGCTTCACCGGGGCCCGGCTCTACCCGGGGTCGTGGAGCGCCTGGGGGGCCGACGCGTCCCTGCCCGCACAGACCGGAGACTGA
- a CDS encoding S1C family serine protease: MEAEHGAMDAYSRIVTTVAERLRPSVAALSVPGPRGTGAGSAVLFTADGLMLTSAHVVEGVRDGTAVFQDGVGSRFDVVGADPLSDLAVLRCAAAETPAAELGDADRLRIGQLVVAVGNPMGLAGSVTAGVVSALGRALPAREGRHIRLIDDVIQTDAALNPGSSGGALADARGRVVGVNTAVAGYGLGLAVPVNPTTRYIIGELSATGRVRRAWLGVAGVPAPLPPEVAERLGQRTGLRVVEVVPGSPAGTAGIYLGDILVSAAGRKLDGVQVLQRLMLGSAIGARLPVTLLRRGAFVDVVAVPVELAS; encoded by the coding sequence GTGGAAGCCGAACACGGGGCCATGGACGCCTACAGCAGGATCGTCACCACCGTCGCCGAGCGGCTCAGGCCGAGCGTGGCCGCTCTGTCCGTGCCCGGCCCCCGCGGGACGGGGGCCGGGTCGGCGGTGCTGTTCACCGCCGACGGACTGATGCTCACCAGCGCGCACGTGGTGGAGGGCGTGCGGGACGGCACCGCCGTGTTCCAGGACGGTGTCGGGTCCCGGTTCGACGTGGTCGGCGCCGACCCGCTGTCGGACCTGGCGGTGCTGCGGTGTGCGGCGGCGGAGACGCCCGCCGCGGAGCTGGGGGACGCCGACCGGCTGCGCATCGGACAGCTCGTCGTCGCGGTCGGCAATCCGATGGGGCTGGCCGGCTCGGTGACCGCAGGGGTGGTCTCCGCGCTCGGCCGCGCGCTGCCCGCGCGCGAGGGCCGCCACATCCGGTTGATCGACGACGTCATCCAGACCGACGCCGCACTCAACCCGGGCAGCTCCGGCGGGGCGCTGGCCGACGCGCGCGGCCGCGTGGTGGGGGTCAACACGGCGGTGGCGGGCTACGGGCTCGGCCTGGCCGTCCCGGTGAACCCGACGACGCGGTACATCATCGGGGAGCTCTCCGCCACCGGGCGGGTGCGCCGCGCCTGGCTGGGGGTGGCGGGGGTGCCCGCGCCGCTGCCGCCGGAGGTCGCCGAACGCCTGGGGCAGCGGACGGGGCTGCGCGTGGTGGAGGTGGTGCCGGGCAGTCCCGCCGGAACCGCCGGGATCTACCTGGGCGACATCCTGGTCTCCGCGGCGGGACGGAAGCTGGACGGCGTCCAGGTCCTGCAGCGGCTCATGCTGGGGTCGGCGATCGGTGCCCGGCTGCCCGTCACGCTGCTGCGCCGCGGCGCGTTCGTCGACGTGGTGGCGGTGCCGGTGGAACTCGCCTCCTGA
- a CDS encoding universal stress protein, which produces MERREPGWVVVGVDGSASSRYALEWSAQEAQLRGLGLRIVTAVEIPDPRDPLAGPAIPANVEASPLFRDARALLDYAEEWIGRLYPELETRTRLVLRRPAEALLEVAEEEGTAVIVVGSRGRGTLASAFAGSVGVELAAHSPVPVVVLPKQHETAPGARERVVVGVDGSPASRNAVGFAFAEAQRRGTELVAVCAWQPVTAFALTLGPLPPEVFDDEPLTEAARQTVEEALAEHRERYPDVSVDIRPVRAHPAAALLETATPADLIVVGSRGRGGFTGLLLGSVSQSVLHGARGPVAVVR; this is translated from the coding sequence ATGGAACGCAGAGAGCCGGGCTGGGTCGTCGTCGGGGTCGACGGCTCCGCCTCCAGCAGGTACGCGCTCGAATGGTCGGCGCAGGAGGCACAACTGCGCGGACTGGGGCTGCGGATCGTCACGGCCGTGGAGATCCCCGATCCGCGGGACCCGCTCGCCGGTCCGGCCATCCCCGCCAACGTCGAGGCGTCGCCCCTGTTCCGGGACGCGCGGGCGCTCCTGGACTACGCCGAGGAGTGGATCGGGCGGCTCTACCCGGAACTGGAGACGCGCACCCGGCTGGTGCTGCGCCGCCCCGCCGAGGCACTGCTGGAGGTCGCCGAGGAGGAGGGGACGGCGGTGATCGTGGTCGGCTCACGGGGGCGCGGCACCCTGGCGTCGGCCTTCGCCGGATCGGTGGGGGTGGAACTGGCCGCGCACTCTCCGGTGCCGGTGGTGGTGCTGCCCAAGCAGCACGAGACCGCGCCCGGGGCGCGCGAACGGGTCGTCGTCGGCGTGGACGGCTCACCCGCCAGCCGCAACGCCGTCGGCTTCGCCTTCGCCGAGGCCCAGCGGCGCGGCACCGAACTGGTGGCGGTCTGCGCCTGGCAGCCCGTCACCGCCTTCGCCCTGACGCTGGGCCCGCTTCCCCCCGAGGTCTTCGACGACGAGCCGCTCACCGAGGCCGCCCGGCAGACCGTGGAGGAGGCCCTCGCCGAACACCGGGAGCGCTACCCCGACGTGTCCGTCGACATCCGCCCCGTCCGCGCCCACCCGGCCGCCGCCCTGCTGGAGACCGCCACCCCGGCCGACCTGATCGTCGTGGGCTCCCGCGGCCGGGGAGGCTTCACCGGCCTGCTGCTCGGTTCGGTGAGCCAGTCGGTCCTCCACGGCGCGCGCGGCCCGGTCGCGGTGGTCCGCTGA
- a CDS encoding S1C family serine protease — MSAIDRGSGSSMEEPERPEGPPADAEGRDNTTDAREDTETGSAAHSEVRSEPRSAPTASDPSPSAAPAPDPAAPASDPHPDPRGTPGAESSGVPWHPAPHQAPVPPGHAAYQPAPGQGAEFHGSSPYPGQGAAPPADGAPWSRQPEWFERAAAHQARQDQPTGGWSAPHQTGAFPAYGGGFPPPHGGPAPGAAPRRGGRVVLVAAVTALLTSLVVGPTASVATAYLLDERTDNGPAAASTASGDVTGVANRALPSVVSIATAEGGGSGFIISDDGLIVTNNHVVSGPRELTVLFNDGSQAPAEVVGTDPVSDLAVIQAEGVSGLTPASLGDSDQVEVGAKVVAIGSPLGLSGTVTSGVISALERPVNTGISGQQPDDPFAPRPDQDEPQATTSTVIDAIQTDAPINPGNSGGPLMNMDGEVIGINTAIATTSGSPLAQSGSIGLGFAIPINQAKPIIDELVATGEATYAAIEASVTAAESGPGAELVEVNRGGAADKAGLRSGDVIIRAADRTVTDPNVLIAEIRSHRPGDTITVTYKRDGRTGNTQVTLAAQSLGN; from the coding sequence ATGAGCGCGATCGACCGCGGTAGCGGTTCTTCCATGGAAGAACCAGAGCGCCCCGAGGGCCCGCCGGCCGACGCAGAGGGCCGGGACAACACCACGGACGCCCGGGAGGACACGGAGACCGGCTCCGCCGCCCACAGCGAGGTCCGCTCCGAGCCCCGGTCCGCCCCGACCGCTTCCGACCCTTCTCCGTCCGCCGCGCCCGCCCCGGACCCCGCCGCCCCCGCGTCCGATCCGCACCCGGACCCCCGGGGGACCCCCGGCGCCGAGAGCTCCGGGGTGCCGTGGCACCCCGCACCGCACCAGGCCCCCGTCCCCCCGGGACACGCCGCGTACCAGCCCGCCCCGGGGCAGGGCGCCGAGTTCCACGGCTCCAGCCCCTACCCCGGACAGGGCGCGGCCCCTCCGGCCGACGGCGCCCCGTGGTCCCGCCAGCCGGAGTGGTTCGAGCGGGCCGCCGCCCACCAGGCCCGTCAGGACCAGCCCACCGGAGGCTGGTCCGCGCCCCACCAGACCGGGGCGTTCCCCGCGTACGGCGGGGGGTTCCCGCCGCCGCACGGCGGCCCCGCCCCCGGCGCGGCGCCGCGGCGCGGCGGCCGCGTGGTCCTGGTCGCCGCCGTGACCGCGCTGCTCACCAGCCTGGTCGTCGGCCCGACGGCATCCGTGGCGACCGCCTACCTCCTCGACGAGAGGACCGACAACGGCCCCGCCGCCGCCTCGACGGCCTCGGGCGACGTCACCGGGGTCGCGAACCGGGCCCTGCCGAGCGTGGTGTCCATCGCCACCGCCGAAGGCGGCGGCAGCGGGTTCATCATCAGCGACGACGGGCTGATCGTCACCAACAACCACGTCGTGTCCGGTCCCCGGGAGCTGACCGTGCTGTTCAACGACGGCTCCCAGGCCCCGGCCGAGGTCGTGGGCACCGACCCGGTGTCCGACCTCGCGGTGATCCAGGCCGAAGGGGTCTCCGGGCTCACCCCGGCGTCCCTGGGCGACTCCGACCAGGTGGAGGTCGGCGCCAAGGTGGTGGCCATCGGCTCGCCGCTGGGCCTGTCCGGCACCGTCACCTCAGGCGTGATCAGCGCCCTGGAGCGGCCGGTCAACACGGGCATCAGCGGGCAGCAGCCGGACGACCCGTTCGCGCCGCGGCCCGACCAGGACGAACCGCAGGCCACCACGTCCACGGTCATCGACGCGATCCAGACCGACGCGCCGATCAACCCGGGCAACTCCGGCGGCCCGCTGATGAACATGGACGGCGAGGTCATCGGGATCAACACGGCGATCGCGACGACGAGCGGCAGCCCCCTGGCGCAGTCCGGCTCCATCGGGCTCGGCTTCGCCATCCCGATCAACCAGGCCAAACCCATCATCGACGAGCTCGTCGCCACCGGCGAGGCCACCTACGCGGCGATCGAGGCGTCCGTCACCGCGGCCGAGAGCGGTCCCGGCGCGGAACTGGTGGAGGTGAACCGGGGCGGTGCGGCCGACAAGGCCGGGCTGCGCAGCGGCGACGTCATCATCCGGGCCGCCGACCGCACGGTGACCGACCCCAACGTGCTCATCGCCGAGATCCGCTCACACCGTCCCGGAGACACCATCACCGTCACCTACAAACGTGACGGCAGGACCGGCAACACCCAGGTGACCCTGGCGGCCCAGTCGCTCGGGAACTGA
- a CDS encoding DUF3592 domain-containing protein produces the protein MKSSFDSSGSPRGIGSLVLGGAGAVLLLLGVVFVLVGGADYTDYTGRADAVVVERDVDHRRSPNGSRRSEVDVYVSYRTEDGTQVEHAELGGLNPSEHEEGERLQIAYHPDRPGDPVTVRSTEEGAFHVFRVLGAVLAAVGAGLVVWAAVLFLRSRFS, from the coding sequence ATGAAATCCTCCTTTGACAGCTCCGGCTCCCCCCGCGGCATCGGCTCCCTGGTCCTGGGGGGAGCCGGAGCCGTCCTGCTCCTCCTCGGCGTGGTCTTCGTGCTCGTCGGCGGCGCCGACTACACCGACTACACCGGTCGGGCCGACGCGGTGGTCGTCGAGCGGGACGTCGACCACCGGCGCTCGCCGAACGGAAGCAGGCGCAGCGAGGTCGACGTCTACGTCAGCTACCGGACGGAGGACGGCACGCAGGTGGAGCACGCGGAACTGGGCGGGCTCAACCCGTCCGAGCACGAGGAGGGCGAGCGGCTCCAGATCGCCTACCACCCCGACCGCCCGGGGGACCCCGTCACCGTGCGCAGCACCGAGGAGGGGGCGTTCCACGTCTTCCGCGTCCTCGGGGCCGTGCTGGCCGCGGTCGGGGCCGGCCTCGTGGTCTGGGCCGCGGTCCTCTTCCTGCGGAGCCGGTTCTCCTGA
- a CDS encoding SDR family oxidoreductase translates to MGRPFTFPDRTIVVTGGANGIGYALAERFLAEGAARVVIADLDGERAESAAAELGERARGHALDVTDPAAVAALVERVEQDGPIDLWCSNAGVSTGGGLGSDADWDLTWRVHVQAHVHVARLLLPRMIERGSGHLLITASAAGLLTNIDSAPYSVTKHGAVALAEWLAIRHWEDGIDVSCLCPLGVNTAMTAKDGPDAATRLGGDYIEPADVAQSVVEALGEGRFLILPHPQAAVMEQRRASDRDRWLSGMRRAKARLKGGG, encoded by the coding sequence ATGGGGAGACCGTTCACCTTCCCCGACCGGACGATCGTCGTCACAGGAGGCGCGAACGGCATCGGCTACGCGCTCGCGGAACGCTTCCTCGCCGAGGGGGCGGCCCGGGTGGTGATCGCCGACCTGGACGGGGAACGCGCCGAGAGCGCGGCGGCCGAACTCGGCGAGCGGGCGCGGGGCCACGCGCTGGACGTCACCGACCCCGCGGCCGTGGCCGCGCTCGTCGAGCGGGTCGAGCAGGACGGCCCCATCGACCTGTGGTGCTCCAACGCCGGTGTGAGCACCGGCGGCGGCCTGGGCAGCGACGCCGACTGGGACCTCACCTGGCGCGTCCACGTCCAGGCGCACGTCCACGTCGCCCGCCTGCTGCTGCCCCGCATGATCGAACGCGGCAGCGGGCACCTGCTCATCACCGCCTCGGCCGCGGGCCTGCTCACCAACATCGACTCGGCCCCCTACTCGGTGACCAAGCACGGTGCGGTCGCCCTCGCCGAGTGGCTGGCGATCCGGCACTGGGAGGACGGCATCGACGTGTCCTGCCTGTGCCCGCTCGGCGTCAACACCGCCATGACCGCCAAGGACGGCCCCGACGCCGCCACCCGCCTCGGCGGCGACTACATCGAACCCGCCGACGTGGCCCAGTCCGTGGTCGAGGCGCTGGGCGAGGGGCGCTTCCTCATCCTGCCGCACCCCCAGGCCGCGGTCATGGAGCAGCGCCGCGCCTCCGACCGCGACCGCTGGCTGTCCGGCATGCGCCGGGCCAAGGCACGGCTCAAGGGCGGCGGCTGA
- a CDS encoding NADPH:quinone oxidoreductase family protein — protein sequence MRALRVHELGEPKDVLRLEERPVPEPGPGQVVVRVLATAVNFPDALLCRGLYQEKPPLPFTPGVELCGEVVALGEGVTTVAEGDRVIGSPVLPLGSFAEYAPMDIGRVFPAPEALTDAEAAALFIGYQTGWFALHRRAALREGETVLVHAAAGGVGSAAVQLAKAAGARVIGVVGGEAKAEYARRLGADIVVDRHVEDFVTVVKEATDGRGADVVYDPVGGESYTRSTKCIAFEGRILVIGFASGTIPTPGLNHALVKNYSLLGLHWGLYNKRNPALVARCHEELTSLADRGLIKPAVSEVLSLEELPDGVQRLADGSTVGRLVATPHADR from the coding sequence GTGAGAGCGCTGCGGGTCCACGAACTGGGCGAACCCAAGGACGTCCTGCGCCTTGAGGAGAGGCCCGTCCCCGAGCCCGGCCCCGGCCAGGTCGTGGTCCGGGTGCTCGCCACGGCGGTCAACTTCCCCGACGCGCTGCTGTGCCGTGGGCTCTACCAGGAGAAGCCGCCGCTGCCCTTCACCCCCGGGGTGGAGCTGTGCGGCGAGGTCGTCGCCCTGGGCGAGGGCGTCACCACGGTGGCCGAGGGCGACCGCGTGATCGGCTCCCCGGTGCTGCCCCTGGGGTCGTTCGCCGAGTACGCGCCGATGGACATCGGCCGGGTCTTCCCCGCGCCGGAAGCGCTCACCGACGCCGAGGCCGCGGCGCTGTTCATCGGCTACCAGACCGGCTGGTTCGCGCTGCACCGCCGCGCCGCGCTGCGCGAGGGCGAGACCGTCCTGGTGCACGCCGCCGCGGGCGGGGTCGGCAGCGCCGCGGTCCAGCTGGCCAAGGCCGCCGGCGCGCGGGTGATCGGCGTCGTCGGAGGAGAGGCCAAGGCCGAGTACGCCCGCCGGCTCGGCGCCGACATCGTCGTCGACCGGCACGTCGAGGACTTCGTCACCGTGGTCAAGGAGGCCACCGACGGGCGCGGCGCCGACGTCGTCTACGACCCCGTGGGCGGCGAGTCCTACACCCGCTCCACCAAGTGCATCGCCTTCGAGGGCCGCATCCTCGTCATCGGGTTCGCCAGCGGGACCATTCCCACCCCCGGCCTCAACCACGCCCTGGTCAAGAACTATTCGCTGCTCGGGCTGCACTGGGGCCTCTACAACAAGCGCAACCCCGCGCTGGTGGCCCGGTGCCACGAGGAGCTCACCTCCCTGGCCGACCGGGGCCTGATCAAGCCCGCCGTCAGCGAGGTCCTCAGCCTGGAGGAGCTGCCCGACGGGGTGCAGCGCCTCGCGGACGGCAGCACCGTGGGACGGCTGGTGGCCACCCCGCACGCGGACCGCTGA
- a CDS encoding dioxygenase: MTTAETPEKFPVLYFGHGAPPLADDELWTGQFAAWSAELPRPRAVLIVSAHWESAPLTIGATTTVPLVYDFWGFPERYYRVTYPAPGAPDLAASVRSMLGGSGIPLAEAPARGLDHGAYVPLKEMYPDADVPVLQVSMPTLDPRQLFDLGRRLAPLREEGVLVMGSGFLTHNLSCVDMSRGPDHEPPSWSAEFDDWASRAAQAGDIDALLDWQNKGPAAAIAHPRSEHLAPLFVALGAAHQTTETARSVIDGFWYGLAKRAFQFD, from the coding sequence ATGACCACCGCTGAGACGCCCGAGAAGTTCCCCGTGCTCTACTTCGGCCACGGGGCGCCGCCGCTGGCCGACGACGAACTGTGGACCGGCCAGTTCGCCGCCTGGTCGGCGGAGCTGCCGCGGCCCCGGGCCGTCCTCATCGTCTCCGCGCACTGGGAGTCCGCCCCCCTCACCATCGGCGCGACCACCACGGTCCCTCTGGTCTACGACTTCTGGGGCTTCCCCGAGCGCTACTACCGGGTCACCTATCCCGCTCCCGGGGCGCCCGACCTCGCCGCCTCGGTCCGCTCGATGCTCGGCGGCTCCGGCATCCCCCTCGCCGAGGCGCCCGCGCGCGGCCTGGACCACGGCGCCTACGTGCCGCTCAAGGAGATGTACCCGGACGCCGACGTGCCGGTGCTGCAGGTCTCCATGCCCACCCTCGACCCCCGGCAGCTGTTCGACCTGGGCCGCCGCCTGGCCCCGCTGCGGGAGGAGGGCGTGCTCGTCATGGGCAGCGGCTTCCTCACCCACAACCTGTCCTGCGTCGACATGAGCCGGGGCCCCGACCACGAGCCGCCGTCCTGGTCGGCCGAGTTCGACGACTGGGCCAGCCGCGCCGCCCAGGCCGGAGACATCGACGCCCTGCTGGACTGGCAGAACAAGGGACCGGCCGCCGCCATCGCGCACCCGCGCAGCGAGCACCTGGCCCCGCTGTTCGTCGCCCTGGGCGCCGCCCACCAGACCACCGAGACCGCCCGCAGCGTCATCGACGGCTTCTGGTACGGGCTGGCCAAACGCGCCTTCCAGTTCGACTGA
- a CDS encoding DNA primase, which translates to MSYKARAIGVTAAGLLAFGFASAPASAAEADVELDLGGIATASLDLSILSGENPEPEPQPEPEPQPDPEPEPEPQPEPEPEPEPEPEPEPEPEPEPEPEPEPEPEPEPEPEPEPTPDPGAGGGDPDDKNPGQRPGDGGNGGGSGDGDDGDDTDGGSGDGDDDSDGEQDEADEELPVTGVDLSGFVLGASVITAVGAITVFASRRPVQVRN; encoded by the coding sequence ATGTCCTACAAAGCACGCGCCATCGGCGTGACGGCCGCGGGCCTGCTGGCCTTCGGCTTCGCCTCGGCCCCGGCCTCCGCTGCGGAAGCGGACGTCGAGCTGGACCTCGGCGGCATCGCCACCGCCTCCCTGGACCTCAGCATTCTCAGCGGTGAGAACCCCGAGCCCGAGCCGCAGCCCGAGCCCGAACCGCAGCCGGACCCGGAGCCCGAGCCCGAACCGCAGCCCGAGCCGGAGCCGGAGCCCGAGCCGGAGCCGGAGCCCGAGCCGGAGCCGGAGCCCGAGCCGGAGCCGGAGCCCGAGCCGGAACCCGAGCCGGAGCCGGAACCCGAGCCCGAGCCCACCCCGGACCCGGGCGCCGGTGGCGGGGACCCGGACGACAAGAACCCGGGCCAGCGGCCGGGTGACGGCGGCAACGGCGGCGGCAGCGGCGACGGTGACGACGGCGACGACACCGACGGCGGCAGCGGCGACGGTGACGACGACAGCGACGGCGAGCAGGACGAGGCCGACGAGGAACTGCCGGTGACCGGCGTGGACCTCAGCGGCTTCGTGCTCGGCGCCTCCGTCATCACCGCCGTCGGCGCGATCACCGTCTTCGCCTCCCGCCGCCCGGTCCAGGTCCGCAACTGA
- a CDS encoding peptide chain release factor 3, whose product MVSVAAHTSTGQHEVTSEAARRRTFAVISHPDAGKSTLTEALALHAAAITSAGAVHGKGDRRGVTSDWMEMEQARGISITSAALRIEYDGRVLNLLDTPGHADFSEDTYRVLAAVDCAVMLLDSAKGLEPQTLKLFDVARGRGIPVITFVNKWDRPGREPLELLDEIEQRIGLRPTPLNWPVGIAGDFRGLIDRTAGDAYTKLHRTPGGATRALEEPLDAARAAEVEGAAWEQAVEELALLDEIGADYDEESFLAGKSSPVLFGAALPNFGVSHLLRALVTLAPAPSARLDASGTPRPVDAPFSGFVFKMQANMDRAHRDRMAFVRVCSGRFDRGMVLTHAASGRPFATKYSQAVFGAERQTLDTAFPGDVIALVNAQSLRVGDTLYEGPKVEFPPIPSFAPEHFVVARALDSGRYKQFRRGIEQLDSEGVVQVLVSDVRGEQAPVLAAVGPLQFDVVTHRMEHEFRAPVELSPLDYSVARRTDAASAPVLHGLSGAEVLTRRSDGELLVLVHNKWRLKVIQRDHPDLLMEPLLAGGIEEEG is encoded by the coding sequence CTGGTGTCTGTCGCAGCGCATACCTCCACCGGACAGCACGAGGTCACCAGCGAGGCGGCGCGACGGCGCACGTTCGCGGTGATCTCGCACCCGGACGCCGGCAAGTCCACGCTGACCGAGGCGCTGGCGCTGCACGCGGCGGCGATCACCTCGGCCGGGGCGGTGCACGGCAAGGGCGACCGCAGAGGCGTGACCTCCGACTGGATGGAGATGGAGCAGGCCCGCGGGATCTCCATCACCTCCGCGGCGCTGCGCATCGAGTACGACGGCCGGGTGCTCAACCTGCTGGACACGCCCGGCCACGCCGACTTCTCCGAGGACACCTACCGGGTGCTGGCCGCCGTGGACTGCGCGGTGATGCTGCTGGACTCGGCCAAGGGCCTGGAACCGCAGACGCTGAAGCTGTTCGACGTGGCGCGCGGCCGGGGCATTCCGGTCATCACGTTCGTCAACAAGTGGGACCGGCCCGGCCGGGAGCCGCTGGAGCTGCTGGACGAGATCGAGCAGCGCATCGGGCTGCGCCCCACCCCGCTGAACTGGCCGGTGGGCATCGCCGGGGACTTCCGCGGGCTGATCGACCGCACCGCCGGCGACGCCTACACCAAGCTGCACCGCACCCCGGGCGGGGCCACCAGGGCCCTGGAGGAGCCCCTGGACGCCGCGCGGGCGGCCGAGGTCGAGGGGGCGGCCTGGGAGCAGGCGGTGGAGGAGCTGGCGTTGCTGGACGAGATCGGCGCCGACTACGACGAGGAGTCCTTCCTGGCGGGCAAGTCCTCGCCGGTGCTGTTCGGCGCGGCGCTGCCCAACTTCGGGGTCTCCCACCTGCTGCGCGCCCTCGTCACGCTGGCTCCGGCCCCCTCGGCCCGGCTCGACGCCTCGGGCACGCCGCGCCCGGTGGACGCGCCGTTCTCCGGGTTCGTGTTCAAGATGCAGGCCAACATGGACCGGGCGCACCGTGACCGGATGGCGTTCGTGCGGGTGTGCTCGGGCCGCTTCGACCGGGGCATGGTGCTCACCCACGCCGCCTCGGGGCGCCCGTTCGCCACCAAGTACAGCCAGGCGGTGTTCGGCGCGGAGCGCCAGACCCTGGACACCGCGTTCCCGGGCGACGTGATCGCGCTGGTCAACGCGCAGTCCCTGCGGGTGGGCGACACCCTGTACGAGGGGCCGAAGGTGGAGTTCCCGCCGATCCCCAGCTTCGCCCCCGAGCACTTCGTGGTGGCCCGCGCCCTGGACTCGGGCCGCTACAAGCAGTTCCGCCGCGGCATCGAGCAGCTCGACAGCGAGGGCGTGGTGCAGGTCCTGGTCTCCGACGTGCGCGGCGAGCAGGCCCCGGTCCTGGCCGCGGTGGGACCGCTCCAGTTCGACGTGGTCACCCACCGCATGGAGCACGAGTTCCGCGCCCCCGTGGAGCTGTCCCCCCTCGACTACAGCGTGGCCAGGCGCACCGACGCCGCCTCCGCGCCCGTACTGCACGGCCTGTCCGGGGCCGAGGTGCTCACCCGCCGCTCCGACGGGGAGCTGCTGGTGCTGGTACACAACAAGTGGCGGCTGAAGGTCATCCAGCGCGACCACCCGGACCTGCTCATGGAGCCGTTGCTGGCCGGCGGGATCGAAGAGGAGGGCTGA